The Diadema setosum chromosome 12, eeDiaSeto1, whole genome shotgun sequence genome has a segment encoding these proteins:
- the LOC140236083 gene encoding post-GPI attachment to proteins factor 4-like has protein sequence MQCIKMAAHLCHCLVCKPVLWCKQLIMSCFCNQACRRFLLKVMAIYSLTFFLVLPFFFRSLPLTKYYKLYHDPLKTLDEARRMNQEQADLAENQLFQMSKSETKMLYEKSRENAKLNLVIGIITMSRHEGSGVRRKDPRYLTQVMLALHLALQQSGGLQDTAMFICNTNRVPEDHKEAINLSEFFPILNKPVKREINPYEREKLDYQFCLSEASKFDARYVLLLQDDALPHRDFYSVLMYILRNRLESHISHGDQHVSSNDWLWLKLNFPNSLARYERNYYFATEWVSISLVITGVGMLLLSIYREVKGHLTNTTLNGGSQSTLDHSSYYDIFLASFVYILLVVWLLGKPYISLARMASPSLYTLGPGTSCCLPAVLFPQSQVPGILEYLQATKLSTDNPLDFALDDYRQKRMLRQYLLSPNIFTHIGFISTLHMLPSTKEAENYVFAMKILKCGLMQSSKGHRTLHDQTGLKVLSQAGS, from the coding sequence ATGCAGTGTATAAAAATGGCTGCTCACCTGTGCCATTGTCTTGTATGTAAACCAGTCTTATGGTGCAAGCAGCTAATCATGTCTTGTTTTTGCAACCAAGCATGCAGAAGATTTTTGCTGAAAGTCATGGCTATTTATTCCCTCACTTTTTTCCTTGTTCTGCCTTTCTTCTTTCGTAGTCTCCCACTGACAAAATACTACAAATTATACCATGATCCCCTGAAAACCCTTGATGAGGCAAGAAGAATGAATCAAGAACAAGCTGACCTAGCTGAGAACCAGCTGTTCCAGATGTCCAAATCAGAAACAAAAATGCTGTATGAAAAGTCGAGAGAAAACGCAAAGCTAAACCTTGTCATTGGGATTATAACTATGTCTAGGCATGAGGGGAGTGGAGTGAGACGAAAAGATCCCAGGTATTTAACCCAGGTCATGTTAGCCTTACATTTAGCCCTTCAGCAATCAGGGGGACTACAAGACACAGCCATGTTCATATGCAACACCAATCGTGTGCCTGAAGACCACAAGGAAGCAATAAATCTGTCAGAATTCTTTCCCATTCTGAATAAGCCCGTCAAACGTGAGATAAATCCGTATGAGCGAGAGAAGCTAGATTACCAGTTCTGTCTTTCTGAAGCATCAAAGTTTGATGCCAGGTACGTTTTATTGCTGCAAGATGATGCCCTTCCCCATCGTGACTTTTATTCCGTTTTGATGTACATCCTAAGAAATAGGCTTGAAAGCCATATATCTCATGGAGATCAGCACGTAAGCAGCAATGATTGGCTGTGGTTAAAGCTTAACTTTCCCAACTCTCTTGCCAGGTATGAACGCAATTATTACTTTGCCACAGAATGGGTGTCCATCAGCCTTGTTATTACAGGTGTTGGCATGCTCCTTCTCTCAATTTACAGGGAGGTTAAAGGTCATCTCACCAACACAACTCTCAATGGAGGATCTCAGTCAACACTAGATCATTCAAGTTACTATGACATCTTTCTTGCCAGCTTTGTGTATATTCTCCTGGTAGTTTGGTTGCTAGGGAAACCATACATTAGCTTAGCCAGGATGGCATCCCCTTCCCTCTACACACTCGGGCCGGGTACCTCATGCTGCTTGCCAGCCGTTCTGTTCCCTCAATCCCAGGTTCCAGGCATACTAGAGTACCTCCAGGCCACAAAGCTTTCCACTGACAATCCCTTAGACTTTGCACTGGATGATTACCGCCAGAAGAGGATGCTGCGACAGTACCTGCTCAGTCCAAACATTTTTACACACATAGGCTTCATATCAACACTACATATGCTTCCCAGCACTAAGGAAGCTGAAAATTATGTGTTTGCCATGAAAATtctcaaatgtggcttgatgcAGTCCTCTAaaggccaccgcacactacacgatcagactggtcttaaagtcttaagccaagctgggtcttaa
- the LOC140235994 gene encoding thioredoxin-like protein 4A: protein MSYMLPHLHNGWQVDQAILGEEDRVVVIRFGHDWDPTCMKMDETLYKICDKVKNFAVVYLVDITEVPDFNKMYELYDPCTVMFFFRNKHIMIDLGTGNNNKINWPIDDEQEVIDIVETVYRGARKGRGLVVSPKDYSTKYRY, encoded by the coding sequence ATGTCGTACATGCTGCCGCATCTTCACAATGGCTGGCAAGTGGACCAGGCCATCCTTGGAGAAGAAGACCGTGTTGTGGTGATACGCTTCGGGCACGACTGGGATCCCACGTGTATGAAAATGGATGAGACGCTGTACAAAATCTGTGACAAGGTGAAAAATTTTGCCGTCGTCTATCTGGTGGACATCACAGAAGTGCCGGACTTCAACAAGATGTACGAGTTGTATGACCCATGCACTGTGATGTTTTTCTTCCGCAACAAGCACATAATGATTGATCTTGGGACTGGTAACAACAACAAGATCAACTGGCCTATTGACGATGAACAGGAGGTCATTGACATTGTTGAGACAGTATACAGGGGAGCACGGAAGGGTAGGGGTTTGGTCGTCTCACCAAAAGACTACTCAACAAAGTACCGCTATTGA
- the LOC140236217 gene encoding NADH dehydrogenase [ubiquinone] 1 alpha subcomplex subunit 9, mitochondrial-like, which yields MAALAAARKVPSALSPLVVRVGACGPLCVEPRRSKATYHHSLVPKGTGGRSSFSGVVAAVFGGNGFLGRYVVSRLGREGSQIVLPHRCDPYWVMPIKLVGDLGQVIFRQYELRDHDLIRDIVSHCNVVINLLGKDFETRHYTFEDINIEGPRNLAKICKEAGVPRLIHVSALGADMASPSKFLRTKAAGEKVVREQFPEAIVIRPAQMFGREDRFFNHFANQRFFGGVPLYPSARKVVKRPVYVADVAQAIMTLTREKDIDGKTYEFAGPKGYHLTELVDFLYRVTRRPYVRYYVPRPILRLVARGFELSPFDPFLSRDMLELQHTTDVLQAGIPGLEDLGVTPTTVEYGAIRGLRRHRADRYFDLGIDEVQPAPTVN from the exons ATGGCCGCTCTAGCAGCCGCGAGAAAAGTGCCTTCGGCAC TTTCACCCCTGGTTGTTCGAGTCGGTGCCTGTGGGCCATTATGTGTGGAACCTCGGCGTTCTAAGGCCACTTATCACCACTCCCTGGTGCCCAAGGGAACAGGGGGCCGGTCCTCCTTCAGTGGAGTTGTTGCAGCTGTCTTTGGTGGAAATGGATTTCTTGGCAGATATGTTGTCAGTAGACTCG GACGAGAAGGCTCTCAGATTGTGTTACCTCACCGATGTGACCCATACTGGGTCATGCCAATCAAGCTTGTGGGAGACCTAGGACAAGTCATATTCAGG CAATATGAGCTGAGGGACCATGACCTAATTCGAGACATTGTTTCACACTGCAATGTGGTGATCAACCTACTTGGCAAAGACTTTGAGACAAG GCATTACACCTTTGAAGACATCAACATCGAGGGACCACGGAATCTGGCAAAAATCTGCAAAGAGGCTGGGGTACCAAGGCTGATCCATGTGTCTGCCCTAGGGGCAGATATGGCCTCTCCATCCAAGTTCCTGAGAACAAAG GCTGCTGGTGAGAAGGTCGTCAGGGAGCAGTTTCCGGAAGCCATCGTCATCAGGCCGGCCCAAATGTTTGGCCGAGAGGACAGGTTCTTCAACCATTTTGCCA ACCAAAGGTTCTTTGGGGGTGTACCCCTCTACCCATCAGCCAGGAAAGTTGTCAAGAGACCAGTCTAT GTGGCAGATGTCGCCCAGGCAATCATGACTCTCACCAGGGAAAAGGATATAGATGGAAAGACGTATGAGTTTGCTGG ACCCAAGGGCTACCATCTCACAGAACTGGTGGACTTTCTCTACCGGGTCACACGCCGACCATATGTCAGGTATTACGTGCCCCGCCCGATTCTGAGGCTAGTAGCCCGTGGATTTGAACTCTCACCCTTTGACCCCTTCCTGAGCCGAGATATGCTTGAACTG CAACACACCACAGATGTCCTTCAGGCTGGCATACCGGGACTAGAAGACCTGGGAGTGACGCCGACCACGGTGGAGTACGGCGCCATCAGGGGACTCAGAAGACACCGCGCCGATCGCTACTTCGATCTTGGAATTGACGAGGTGCAACCAGCCCCGACTGTGAATTAA